Proteins from a single region of Manis javanica isolate MJ-LG chromosome 5, MJ_LKY, whole genome shotgun sequence:
- the LOC140849707 gene encoding LOW QUALITY PROTEIN: WD repeat-containing protein on Y chromosome-like (The sequence of the model RefSeq protein was modified relative to this genomic sequence to represent the inferred CDS: deleted 2 bases in 1 codon) — protein MWLGVAQKWRVPQLEEELTLRRCKIEELQQCLLHSGGPPAAHPEQGAPEGEQRAVLRNNYEKALRAYQAEVEKLRVANEKYTQEWRKKSLEDLKATLNSGPGAQQKENGELKVGMEGIKMEHQLEPGNLRAKCSIKTAMHMKEKEGLRQKPQEAQDEVAGLQQHWWAQLEVQAGQPRLKLQEAQDECCNAELRVHELEKLAVEYRGQAQAIESLKEPISLAKRKMLDYQVLQWAEAQSKQEAERLQEKLLVDENRLQALESLCFPSTPICQPWELDIITSAVGPEAGNIHVWDLQDHVRLQFFCGRLFAPGSCPATNAYFHPNDSTLVFSTFSIGILKGYLETQGRGNTGEDHTYSSPLCAILYNTNLKQVVSGCLNGMVNVWETATGRSMVEFSVTRDQHVELTAMSLDESEWDLLTRLRDCTVKMWNYSTGECLLTFPNPDQLEISGIIHMNKVFCVTRWSRRITYFMIHKTGPVLLSHHWQTFHREDVLSMATYQSQCLGTSSCSGDILFWNIHTFKPIFGFYASVSALPQSPKETVIQENERSTGEFQKMLLQSHPFVEKIIFLQTRPRLPHMAALLSSCMDGYIYAWSIHGNGGLLGKFPVDFEDNGDVVVGSMATDENDWILVTGDCKGHIKIWDSKDYCTFTDKRPFQSSRTNKFRYLIPKQGQISLPYYIPLKEKEVVEEFLLT, from the exons ATGTGGCTGGGAG TGGCCCAGAAGTGGCGGGTGCCgcagctggaggaggagctgaCCCTGCGGCGCTGCAAGATTGAGGAGCTGCAGCAGTGCTTACTGCACTCGGGCGGGCCGCCCGCCGCCCACCCGGAG CAAGGAGCCCCAGAGGGAGAACAGAGAGCGGTGCTGCGGAACAACTACGAGAAGGCCCTAAGGGCCTACCAGGCGGAGGTGGAAAAGCTCCGGGTGGCCAACGAGAAGTACACGCAGGAGTGGCGGAAG AAGTCCCTGGAGGACCTCAAGGCCACCCTGAACTCaggccctggggcccagcagAAGGAGAACGGAGAGCTGAAGGTAGGGATGGAGGGCATCAAGATGGAGCACCAGCTGGAGCCGGGCAACCTGCGGGCCAAGTGCAGCATCAAGACGGCCATGCacatgaaggagaaggagggcCTGCGGCAGAAGCCGCAGGAGGCCCAGGATGAGGTGGCTGGGCTACAGCAGCACTGGTGGGCCCAGCTGGAGGTGCAGGCTGGCCAGCCCCGGCTGAAGCTGCAGGAGGCCCAGGACGAGTGCTGCAATGCCGAGCTGCGGGTGCACGAGCTGGAGAAGCTGGCTGTGGAGTACCGGGGGCAGGCACAGGCCATCGAGTCTCTCAAGGAGCCGATCTCCCTGGCCAAGAGGAAGATGCTGGATTACCAGGTGCTGCAGTGGGCAGAAGCCCAGAGCAAGCAGGAGGCTGAGAGGCTGCAGGAGAAGCTTCTGGTTGATGAAAACAGACTCCAGGCTCTCGAGTCCCTGTGCTTTCCCAGCACACCAAT CTGTCAGCCCTGGGAGCTGGACATCATCACCTCGGCCGTAGgcccagaggctgga AATATCCATGTGTGGGACTTGCAGGACCACGTACGCCTCCAGTTCTTCTGTGGAAGGTTGTTTGCCCCGGGAAGCTGCCCTGCAACCAATGCCTACTTCCACCCGAACGACAGCACCCTGGTCTTCAGCACCTTTTCA ATTGGAATCCTAAAAGGGTACTTGGAGACCCAGGGGCGTGGGAAT ACGGGAGAAGACCACACTTACAGCTCACCCCTGTGCGCCATCCTCTACAACACGAATTTGAAGCAG GTGGTAAGCGGCTGCCTGAATGGCATGGTGAATGTGTGGGAGACTGCGACAGGCAGGAGTATGGTCGAGTTTTCTGTGACTCGTGACCAGCACGTGGAGCTGACCGCGATGTCCTTGGATGAGTCAGAGTGGGACCTGCTCACGCGTTTGCGTGATTGCACCGTAAAGATGTGGAATTACAGCACTGGTGAATGCCTGCTCACCTTCCCCAACCCAGACCAGCTGGAG ATTAGTGGGATTATCCATATGAACAAAGTATTCTGCGTGACTCGGTGGAGTAGGAGAATCACGTACTTCAT GATCCACAAGACCGGGCCGGTGCTCTTGTCCCACCACTGGCAGACCTTCCACAGGGAGGACGTCCTGAGCATGGCCACGTACCAGAGCCAGTGTCTCGGGACCTCCTCCTGCAGTGGGGACATCCTCTTCTGGAACATCCACACGTTCAAGCCCATCTTCGGTTTCTATGCCTCTGTGAGCGCCTTGCCCCAGTCACCCAAGGAG ACAGTTatccaagagaatgaaaggagCACAGGGGAATTCCAGAAGATGTTGCTGCAATCCCACCCATTTGTGGAGAAG ATAATCTTCCTGCAGACCAGGCCTCGCCTGCCACACATGGCTGCCCTGCTGAGTAGCTGCATGGATGGCTACATCTATGCCTGGTCCATACACGGGAATGGGGGCCTACTGGGGAAGTTCCCTGTGGACTTTGAAGACAACGGGGATGTGGTCGTGGGCTCCATGGCCACTGATGAAAATGACTGGATCCTTGTCACAGGGGACTGTAAAGGACACATCAAG ATCTGGGACAGCAAGGATTACTGCACATTCACTGACAAGCGGCCGTTCCAATCCAGTAGAACAAACAAGTTCCGGTACCTAATTCCTAAACAGGGCCAGATCAGCCTCCCATACTACATCCCCTTGAAGGAGAAGGAG GTTGTGGAAGAGTTTCTGTTAACCTGA